The Sinorhizobium meliloti genome includes a window with the following:
- a CDS encoding GntR family transcriptional regulator — MNDALAGNAIRVERPTKTLRELALDKVRDAIVDGYFRPGDRLVERDLCAQLGVSRTIVREVLRHLESEGLVANLPNKGPIVARLDLNEAKQIYEIRGALEGMAARLCAERKDSTIVAALDASLEGIRQSYAAKDMPAVLNHTSAFYQTLFTKVDRHVAWGVVSLLTVRINHLRSMTIKTRNRDVEGPAQMEKIVEAIRKGDGEAAYKAALDHVARASVIAEAVLSAQQTGD, encoded by the coding sequence ATGAACGATGCACTGGCAGGGAATGCCATTCGGGTAGAGCGCCCGACAAAGACATTGCGGGAACTGGCGCTCGACAAGGTGCGGGACGCTATTGTAGACGGTTATTTCAGACCGGGTGATCGCCTTGTCGAGCGCGATCTGTGTGCGCAACTCGGTGTCAGTCGTACAATCGTCCGTGAGGTGCTGCGGCACCTCGAATCCGAGGGCCTCGTCGCGAACTTGCCTAACAAAGGGCCGATCGTCGCGCGTCTAGATCTGAATGAAGCGAAGCAGATCTACGAAATTCGCGGCGCCCTCGAAGGGATGGCCGCCCGACTTTGTGCGGAGCGAAAAGACTCGACCATTGTTGCAGCCCTTGACGCGTCCTTGGAAGGCATCCGCCAGAGCTATGCTGCTAAGGATATGCCCGCGGTTCTCAATCACACCTCCGCTTTCTACCAGACGCTTTTTACCAAGGTCGATCGCCACGTTGCCTGGGGTGTCGTCAGCCTGCTGACCGTCCGGATCAACCATCTCCGTTCCATGACGATCAAGACTAGGAATCGTGACGTCGAAGGACCGGCACAGATGGAAAAGATCGTTGAGGCCATCCGAAAAGGCGACGGTGAAGCGGCTTACAAGGCTGCCCTTGATCATGTCGCCAGAGCTTCCGTCATCGCGGAGGCCGTACTCTCAGCGCAGCAGACGGGCGACTGA
- the noeB gene encoding nodulation protein NoeB: MKRIVLLLSPLVILLSPIIDAFQGVYIDPRSDAGYAVIACVAVIGLALGMIATVCYKRGAVGNVVTAGTLAVTLFLFGDLSYGVFWRLADHIGMGGAAALAFAGLVVLILILFKLMAAVPRMMAAFAVALLGSTVLDRGLITEASAEEPAPAVIYIVTDEMIGISGIDTRLPHGAEAKAALSRVFQKHGFRLHSKAFSRHILTQVSVPAALNMDYSYNFPGDRSRYAYPGEVTKFKELLLFNLWHRQGLSVNVFQSAHLDYCKTEALVDCHTFASFDGSRFIQRQRIEGGPYRDVPPASASLADVKALVEGNRQSLAMAAVGFVASNLLETKETALQEWHPRSYDQLAFPYWLGQFQNMILDKGRGNAFFAHFLFPHSPSVYNKDCKPTNRWVERSYLTEVRGLAGQELDEARVKEYGFYFAQTLCLAKQLDKFFNAVLSDKRFQDATIVVHGDHGSRISAGRNVETMSPRDYVDNYSALYAVRKPGVATGTDYKLRSVQWLNASLFRGNVSEVAPTVVGSMQGKSDDPAVYAPITDPDHVAIMPMHDFDASH; the protein is encoded by the coding sequence ATGAAGCGAATCGTCTTGCTGCTATCACCTCTGGTAATCTTGCTTAGCCCGATCATTGACGCGTTTCAGGGAGTGTATATTGACCCCAGAAGCGATGCAGGGTACGCCGTCATCGCTTGTGTTGCCGTAATTGGGCTCGCCCTGGGCATGATTGCAACCGTTTGCTATAAAAGGGGAGCTGTTGGCAACGTCGTAACAGCAGGCACACTCGCCGTTACCCTTTTCCTTTTTGGCGATCTTTCATACGGTGTTTTCTGGAGACTAGCAGACCACATCGGAATGGGGGGCGCCGCCGCATTGGCGTTTGCTGGACTGGTTGTACTTATTCTTATCCTATTCAAGCTCATGGCCGCTGTGCCCCGTATGATGGCCGCATTTGCCGTAGCCCTACTGGGCTCTACAGTTCTTGATCGCGGCTTGATTACTGAGGCGAGCGCCGAAGAACCCGCGCCGGCCGTGATTTATATCGTGACTGATGAAATGATCGGCATTTCCGGGATCGACACAAGATTACCCCATGGAGCAGAAGCCAAAGCCGCATTGTCGCGGGTTTTCCAGAAACATGGGTTTCGGCTCCATTCCAAGGCTTTCAGTCGCCACATTCTGACTCAGGTTTCAGTACCAGCCGCCTTGAACATGGACTATTCTTATAATTTTCCCGGCGATAGATCGCGTTATGCCTACCCGGGGGAGGTAACAAAGTTCAAGGAACTGTTGTTATTCAATCTGTGGCATCGACAAGGATTATCCGTCAATGTCTTCCAGTCTGCGCATCTTGATTACTGCAAAACTGAAGCGCTAGTCGACTGTCACACCTTCGCATCATTTGACGGAAGTAGATTTATTCAACGGCAGCGGATCGAGGGCGGCCCATACCGGGACGTTCCACCCGCTTCCGCTTCGCTGGCGGATGTTAAGGCGCTGGTCGAGGGAAACAGGCAAAGCCTTGCAATGGCAGCCGTTGGCTTCGTGGCCTCCAACTTGCTGGAGACGAAGGAGACGGCACTTCAAGAATGGCACCCGCGATCTTACGACCAACTAGCCTTCCCTTACTGGCTCGGACAGTTTCAGAACATGATTCTAGATAAAGGTCGTGGAAACGCCTTTTTTGCACATTTTCTATTTCCGCATAGTCCCTCGGTCTACAACAAAGATTGCAAACCAACGAACCGTTGGGTTGAGAGGTCCTATCTTACGGAAGTCCGCGGGTTGGCAGGTCAAGAGCTAGATGAAGCGCGGGTGAAAGAATATGGATTCTATTTCGCTCAAACGCTGTGTCTCGCCAAGCAACTAGATAAGTTCTTTAATGCGGTTCTCAGCGATAAGAGATTTCAGGACGCTACGATAGTCGTTCATGGCGACCACGGCTCACGTATTTCTGCGGGTAGAAATGTCGAGACTATGTCTCCGAGGGATTACGTCGACAATTATTCCGCTCTTTACGCGGTCAGAAAGCCGGGCGTGGCGACGGGTACGGACTACAAGCTACGCTCGGTCCAGTGGTTAAACGCTTCTCTGTTCCGTGGCAATGTATCAGAGGTTGCCCCGACCGTAGTAGGATCTATGCAGGGTAAATCTGACGATCCAGCAGTGTACGCACCCATTACCGACCCAGACCACGTTGCTATAATGCCGATGCATGACTTTGACGCATCCCATTGA
- the noeA gene encoding nodulation protein NoeA — protein sequence MARMAESKLVAAAPRPGRVAGSFRDPSGQVFHFQDRILRTMDSAAAIEFASAERVMRQLVVEGRLVDFSDAEPSLHQLFQGSIARVLQHPLLEQITYPYEWSFAGLKAAALFHLQLQLDLLDQGFCLSDATAYNVQFEGSRPTFIDHLSIKPYRDGQLWYGHKQFCEQFLVPLLLRSVFDITHHSWYRGNLEGVPSADFVKLLSTRHWFSHKLFMHIILPAKLQSSRTSQTKVDLGDSRARRLPKDAFRAMLAQLYSWISGLKVDVGKQSVWQGYAANNTYTATQRSDKGQYVAEFVAQHKPRTIIDLGCNTGDFSYVALENGAEKAIGFDFDPHALDAAFDRSVQTSKNFLPLYLDARNPSPSQGWGERERQGFSSRFSADAVLALAFEHHLAIAHNVPLAEVVAWVTQVAPKGIIEFVPKEDETVRRMLAGREDIFSDYNEEAFASALSQKARVVRKHLIPGSKRTLYTFERSE from the coding sequence ATGGCAAGAATGGCGGAAAGTAAGTTGGTGGCGGCCGCACCGAGACCCGGACGCGTCGCCGGTTCCTTTAGAGATCCCTCTGGTCAAGTCTTCCACTTCCAGGATCGCATTCTGCGGACAATGGATTCGGCTGCTGCAATCGAGTTTGCCAGTGCTGAGAGAGTAATGCGACAGCTCGTGGTTGAAGGGCGACTCGTCGACTTCTCAGACGCGGAGCCGAGCCTTCATCAGCTTTTTCAAGGGAGCATTGCTCGAGTTCTGCAGCATCCCCTCCTGGAGCAAATCACCTACCCATACGAGTGGTCGTTTGCTGGATTGAAGGCGGCGGCGCTTTTTCATCTTCAACTGCAGCTTGATCTACTTGATCAGGGTTTTTGCCTGTCGGATGCGACCGCTTATAACGTTCAGTTTGAAGGGTCACGACCAACTTTCATCGATCATCTGTCGATAAAGCCGTACCGCGATGGACAGCTTTGGTATGGACATAAGCAGTTTTGTGAGCAGTTCCTCGTTCCACTGTTACTACGATCCGTTTTCGACATCACGCATCACAGCTGGTATCGCGGCAATCTCGAAGGGGTGCCGAGTGCGGATTTCGTGAAGCTGCTGAGTACCCGACATTGGTTTTCCCACAAGTTGTTCATGCATATCATTTTGCCTGCAAAGCTGCAGTCATCTAGGACATCGCAGACCAAGGTAGATCTTGGAGACTCTCGTGCGAGACGGCTTCCCAAGGATGCCTTCCGCGCCATGCTCGCCCAACTTTACAGCTGGATTAGCGGACTGAAAGTTGATGTTGGAAAACAATCGGTTTGGCAAGGATACGCTGCGAACAACACGTACACAGCTACCCAGAGAAGCGATAAAGGGCAGTACGTCGCAGAGTTTGTCGCTCAACATAAGCCGCGGACTATAATCGACCTTGGCTGCAATACCGGTGACTTTAGCTACGTAGCTTTGGAGAATGGTGCAGAGAAGGCGATAGGCTTTGACTTCGACCCGCACGCGCTCGACGCCGCGTTCGACCGGTCAGTTCAGACATCAAAGAACTTTCTTCCACTCTACCTTGATGCACGTAATCCATCGCCGAGCCAAGGGTGGGGCGAACGGGAGCGTCAAGGGTTCAGCTCAAGGTTTTCGGCAGATGCTGTTCTGGCGCTAGCCTTCGAACATCATTTGGCAATCGCTCACAACGTTCCCCTTGCCGAGGTTGTCGCATGGGTGACCCAAGTTGCACCAAAGGGCATTATCGAATTCGTTCCGAAGGAGGACGAGACTGTGCGACGCATGTTGGCGGGTCGAGAGGACATCTTCAGTGACTACAACGAAGAAGCTTTTGCAAGCGCGCTCAGCCAGAAAGCCCGGGTGGTGCGCAAGCACCTAATACCTGGCAGCAAACGAACTTTGTACACGTTCGAAAGATCGGAGTAA
- the nodL gene encoding nodulation O-acetyltransferase NodL — MTRTQKEKMLAGEMYNAADPEIQADLLAAGAWLKRYNSTLGDSAEQWHLFLRERLGEVGPGAVIRPPFHCDYGFNISIGAHAYMNFNCVILDVAKVTIGDGTAIGPAVQIYTADHPDDPEQRQAGLQLGRPVRIGKHVWIGGGAIILPGVTIGDHAVVGAGSVVTRDVPAGAKVMGSPARVRG; from the coding sequence ATGACACGCACTCAAAAAGAGAAGATGCTCGCAGGCGAGATGTACAATGCAGCGGATCCAGAAATCCAAGCCGACTTGCTGGCCGCTGGGGCTTGGCTGAAGCGCTACAATAGTACTTTGGGCGACTCCGCCGAGCAGTGGCATTTGTTCCTCCGCGAACGGCTAGGCGAGGTTGGGCCTGGAGCGGTTATCCGTCCGCCCTTTCACTGCGATTACGGCTTCAACATCAGTATCGGAGCCCACGCCTATATGAACTTCAACTGCGTCATCCTCGACGTGGCAAAGGTGACGATCGGCGATGGGACCGCAATTGGGCCTGCTGTGCAGATCTATACCGCCGATCATCCGGATGACCCCGAGCAGCGGCAGGCGGGGCTGCAGCTCGGGCGACCCGTCCGCATTGGAAAGCACGTATGGATTGGCGGTGGCGCGATCATCCTCCCGGGCGTGACCATTGGCGATCATGCGGTCGTTGGCGCGGGCAGCGTAGTCACGCGCGACGTCCCTGCGGGCGCAAAAGTAATGGGAAGCCCAGCTCGGGTAAGGGGCTGA
- the ccoP gene encoding cytochrome-c oxidase, cbb3-type subunit III: MADKHIDEISGVETTGHEWDGIRELNNPLPRWWVYSFYATIIWAIGYAIAYPSWPMLTEATKGVLGYSSRAEVSAELAEAKAAQAGNLERIASSAVEDIVANPELKQFAITAGASAFKVNCAQCHGSGAAGGKGFPNLNDDEWLWGGKPEEIYQTIAHGIRYSGDGETRVSEMPAFTDMLAPREVRATAAYVASLTGTPSNPALVEPGKQLFAENCASCHGADAKGTREFGAPNLADAIWLNGEGEQAIIDQMKSPKHGVMPAWLQRIGDPVVKELAVFVHSLGGGE; encoded by the coding sequence ATGGCCGACAAGCACATTGACGAGATAAGCGGCGTAGAGACAACCGGGCATGAATGGGACGGCATCCGCGAACTCAACAATCCTCTGCCACGCTGGTGGGTCTACAGCTTCTACGCGACGATCATCTGGGCGATCGGCTATGCGATCGCCTATCCATCATGGCCAATGCTGACGGAAGCGACCAAGGGCGTGCTCGGCTATTCGAGCCGCGCCGAGGTCAGTGCGGAACTGGCCGAAGCGAAGGCAGCTCAGGCGGGTAACCTTGAGCGCATCGCTTCGAGTGCGGTCGAGGACATCGTGGCCAACCCGGAACTGAAGCAGTTCGCGATCACGGCCGGTGCATCTGCCTTCAAGGTGAATTGCGCACAATGTCATGGGTCGGGTGCGGCCGGCGGGAAAGGTTTCCCGAACCTGAACGACGACGAGTGGCTCTGGGGCGGCAAGCCTGAGGAGATCTACCAAACGATTGCGCATGGCATCCGCTACAGCGGAGACGGAGAGACGCGCGTTTCGGAAATGCCGGCCTTTACCGACATGCTGGCGCCGCGCGAGGTACGGGCGACCGCAGCCTACGTGGCCAGCCTCACCGGAACACCCTCCAACCCGGCGCTCGTGGAACCCGGCAAGCAGCTCTTCGCCGAGAACTGCGCCTCGTGCCATGGAGCGGATGCGAAAGGCACCCGCGAATTCGGTGCGCCCAATCTTGCCGACGCGATCTGGCTGAACGGCGAGGGGGAGCAGGCGATCATCGATCAGATGAAATCGCCGAAGCATGGCGTCATGCCAGCCTGGTTGCAGCGCATCGGCGATCCGGTGGTGAAAGAGCTTGCGGTCTTCGTTCATTCGCTCGGCGGCGGCGAGTAG
- a CDS encoding CcoQ/FixQ family Cbb3-type cytochrome c oxidase assembly chaperone, with translation METYTAMRHFADSWGLLAMTLFFLGVVFFIFRPGAKNAAAQASVIPLKED, from the coding sequence ATGGAAACGTACACGGCCATGCGCCATTTCGCCGATAGCTGGGGACTGCTCGCAATGACGTTGTTCTTCCTCGGCGTCGTCTTTTTCATATTCCGCCCCGGCGCCAAGAACGCTGCCGCTCAGGCGTCTGTCATCCCGTTGAAGGAGGACTGA
- the ccoO gene encoding cytochrome-c oxidase, cbb3-type subunit II — protein sequence MSILDKHALLERNATLLLVGSLLVVSIGGIVEIAPLFYLENTIEKVEGMRPYSPLELAGRDIYVREGCYVCHSQMIRPFRDEVERYGHYSLAAESMYDHPFQWGSKRTGPDLARVGDRYSNEWHVQHMIEPRSVVPESVMPSYAFLKETPLEVTNIAMNLEANRAVGVPYTDEMIDNATADLKAQADPDADASGVESRYPKAKLADFDGDSQRLSEMDALIAYLQMLGTLVDFSTYDDAAGYR from the coding sequence ATGTCCATTCTCGATAAACATGCGCTACTCGAACGGAACGCCACGTTGCTCCTCGTTGGCTCGCTGCTCGTCGTCTCCATCGGCGGCATCGTGGAAATCGCACCACTCTTCTATCTCGAAAACACCATCGAGAAGGTCGAGGGCATGCGGCCGTATTCACCGCTGGAGCTCGCCGGACGCGACATCTACGTTCGCGAAGGCTGCTATGTCTGCCACAGCCAGATGATCCGCCCGTTCCGAGACGAGGTCGAGCGCTACGGTCACTATTCACTGGCGGCGGAGTCGATGTACGACCACCCGTTTCAGTGGGGTTCCAAGCGAACCGGACCGGATCTCGCCCGCGTCGGCGACCGCTACTCCAACGAATGGCACGTGCAGCACATGATCGAACCTCGCTCGGTCGTGCCGGAATCTGTGATGCCGAGCTATGCCTTCCTCAAGGAAACGCCGCTCGAGGTGACGAATATTGCCATGAACCTCGAGGCAAACAGGGCGGTCGGCGTTCCCTACACTGATGAGATGATCGACAACGCGACGGCCGACCTAAAGGCCCAGGCGGATCCCGATGCCGATGCTTCCGGCGTGGAGTCACGCTACCCCAAAGCCAAGCTCGCCGACTTTGACGGCGATTCGCAGCGGCTGAGCGAGATGGATGCGCTCATCGCCTATCTCCAGATGCTCGGCACCCTCGTCGACTTCTCCACCTATGACGACGCCGCCGGCTACCGCTGA